Part of the Bradyrhizobium sp. AZCC 1721 genome, TCCGATCGCCGGCGCGTTCGCTGAAACGATTTTTGCGCTCGGTATCGTTGGCACAGGCCTGCTGGCAATTCCGGTGCTCGCCGGCGCCGCCGCCTATGCGGTCGGGGAGGGACGGCGATGGCCGGTCGGGCTCGCGCGCAGGCCCAAGGCCGCCGCCGCGTTCTACGCAGTGCTGGCGCTCTCGGCTGGCATAGGTATCGCGTTGAACTTCACGCCGATCAATCCGATCTCGGCGCTGTACTGGAGCGCGGTCATCAACGGCGTGCTCGCCGTGCCGGTGATGGTGCTGCTGATGCTCATGGCCCGCCGCAGGGACGTGATGGACCGCTACGTCATCAAGGGGCCACTCTATTGGCTGGGATGGCTGTCCACTGCGGCGATGCTGCTCAGCGTCGTCGCGATGGGAATGGGGTTTTTTGCCGGGAGATCGTAGGATAGGTGGAACGACTTGTCCGCCGTAGCTCGACTTGTCCGCCGTAGCTCAACGAGCGTAGGCGGAAGCGATACCCGTCCTACGCATTGACGCCTCAATCCTTCCGGAACACGATCGATGCCATCCATCCCGTCATCAGCGCCATGAACGCCGTGACGAGCCCATAGACAAACCCGTTCTGGCGCGCGGTCGTCGCGACGAACTGTTCAAAGCCGACTTTCACGATTTCGAACGCAGTGTCGGTCTTGGCCACCAGCGCGCCTTCGGCGAACAGCTTGATCTCGACATTATAGAGACCGATCGGCACCTCCGCAGGCAGCGGAATGCCGGTGCGGAACAGCGTCGGCGTCAGGAATGTCACCGCCGAGGTCTCCTCGCGATAAAGGCCATGCTGCTTGCGCAGCCGCACGAAGGCGCTGCGGAACGCATCGTCCGGCACGACGTCGGCGTAGTCGGGCCCGACGCGCTGGGTGAGCAGCACGTTGTTCAGCCCGAGCTGCTGCCGCCGCTGCACCTCGGGCGAGGCGATGGCGTCGAACGGGCGGTTGGAAAACAGCGCCAGATAGGTCGGCACCTGGAGAAACTGCCGGGAGTCGGTGTTGATCCAGATCCCGAACCGGCGCTCCTTGCGGCGCGTCACCATGTCGGCGCGCGGGCCGGCAACCGTCACCACGAGATCGTAGGTGCGATTGGCCGGCGTGCTGGCGTCCTTCTCGACCGAACCGAACAGCACCAGCTCCTCGCCGGAATAGTTCGGCGTCACGGTGACGCGATGGTTCGATACCGAAACGATTAGCCGTTCCGCCCGAACCGGCGACGCCGCAAGCACCGCGGCCAGCGCAAGCCATCCGAGCGTGCGGGCCAGGCGTGCGGTCATCCCGTCACTCCCGTTTCCCGGACGGTGAAGAGATCCTCGGGCCGGATCACCAGTTCAACGGCGAAACGAATGCCCACGGCGAGAACCAGTAGCCCGAGCAGCAGCCGCAAATGCTCGCCGCGGATTTTCTGCCCCGCGCGGGCGCCGAACTGGGCGCCGGTGACGCCGCCGACCATCAGGATCAGCGCCAGCACCGCATCGACCAGATGATTGGTCACGGCATGCAGCATGGTGGCGAACACCATCGTGACCAGGGTGAGCACCATTGAGGTGCCGATCACGGTCGAGGTCGGCACCCGCAGCACATAGATC contains:
- a CDS encoding TIGR02186 family protein, which gives rise to MTARLARTLGWLALAAVLAASPVRAERLIVSVSNHRVTVTPNYSGEELVLFGSVEKDASTPANRTYDLVVTVAGPRADMVTRRKERRFGIWINTDSRQFLQVPTYLALFSNRPFDAIASPEVQRRQQLGLNNVLLTQRVGPDYADVVPDDAFRSAFVRLRKQHGLYREETSAVTFLTPTLFRTGIPLPAEVPIGLYNVEIKLFAEGALVAKTDTAFEIVKVGFEQFVATTARQNGFVYGLVTAFMALMTGWMASIVFRKD